A single window of Loxodonta africana isolate mLoxAfr1 chromosome 10, mLoxAfr1.hap2, whole genome shotgun sequence DNA harbors:
- the LOC100653795 gene encoding mast cell protease 8-like isoform X1 has translation MMLLLLILLAFPLPSRTFIAVIKRGTEARPHSRPYMAFIKYINQRNTWKRCGGFLVREDFVMTAAHCNGREIGVVLGAHNIKNKEETMQEIPVLQAFPHPEFNNVSGFSDIMLLKLKEKARLNSAVRTISLPQSQDWVLPHQMCSVAGWGNLVHGNSSDTLQEVDLQVQNKRACQTIFRYYNNYVNICVGNPRHMKTAAMGDSGAPLVCNNVAQGIVCLGRPRKIPMIYTRISTFVPWIHKIMNAP, from the exons ATGATGCTGCTGCTCCTGATCCTGTTGgcctttcctctgccctccagGACCTTCATAG CAGTGATCAAAAGGGGCACTGAAGCCAGACCACACTCAAGACCCTACATGGCATTTATAAAGTACATTAATCAACGCAATACATGGAAACGTTGTGGAGGGTTCCTGGTACGAGAAGACTTTGTGATGACGGCGGCTCACTGTAATGGAAG AGAGATTGGTGTCGTTCTGGGAGCTCACAAcataaagaacaaagaagaaaccatgcaggaaatcCCTGTGCTTCAAGCCTTTCCTCACCCAGAGTTTAACAACGTTTCAGGTTTCAGTGACATCATGCTACTGAAG TTGAAAGAGAAGGCTCGCCTGAACTCAGCTGTGAGGACCATTTCCCTACCACAGAGTCAGGACTGGGTATTGCCACACCAGATGTGCAGTGTAGCAGGCTGGGGAAATTTAGTTCATGGTAATTCTTCAGACACACTCCAGGAAGTAGATCTGCAAGTACAGAACAAACGGGCATGTCAGACAATCTTCAGATATTATAATAACTATGTAAACATATGTGTGGGGAATCCTCGGCACATGAAGACAGCAGCAATG GGCGACTCCGGGGCACCCTTGGTGTGTAACAATGTAGCTCAGGGCATTGTCTGCCTTGGACGTCCGAGGAAAATTCCTATGATCTACACCAGAATCTCTACCTTTGTTCCCTGGATACACAAAATAATGAACGCACCCTAG
- the LOC100653795 gene encoding mast cell protease 8-like isoform X2: protein MMLLLLILLAFPLPSRTFIVIKRGTEARPHSRPYMAFIKYINQRNTWKRCGGFLVREDFVMTAAHCNGREIGVVLGAHNIKNKEETMQEIPVLQAFPHPEFNNVSGFSDIMLLKLKEKARLNSAVRTISLPQSQDWVLPHQMCSVAGWGNLVHGNSSDTLQEVDLQVQNKRACQTIFRYYNNYVNICVGNPRHMKTAAMGDSGAPLVCNNVAQGIVCLGRPRKIPMIYTRISTFVPWIHKIMNAP from the exons ATGATGCTGCTGCTCCTGATCCTGTTGgcctttcctctgccctccagGACCTTCATAG TGATCAAAAGGGGCACTGAAGCCAGACCACACTCAAGACCCTACATGGCATTTATAAAGTACATTAATCAACGCAATACATGGAAACGTTGTGGAGGGTTCCTGGTACGAGAAGACTTTGTGATGACGGCGGCTCACTGTAATGGAAG AGAGATTGGTGTCGTTCTGGGAGCTCACAAcataaagaacaaagaagaaaccatgcaggaaatcCCTGTGCTTCAAGCCTTTCCTCACCCAGAGTTTAACAACGTTTCAGGTTTCAGTGACATCATGCTACTGAAG TTGAAAGAGAAGGCTCGCCTGAACTCAGCTGTGAGGACCATTTCCCTACCACAGAGTCAGGACTGGGTATTGCCACACCAGATGTGCAGTGTAGCAGGCTGGGGAAATTTAGTTCATGGTAATTCTTCAGACACACTCCAGGAAGTAGATCTGCAAGTACAGAACAAACGGGCATGTCAGACAATCTTCAGATATTATAATAACTATGTAAACATATGTGTGGGGAATCCTCGGCACATGAAGACAGCAGCAATG GGCGACTCCGGGGCACCCTTGGTGTGTAACAATGTAGCTCAGGGCATTGTCTGCCTTGGACGTCCGAGGAAAATTCCTATGATCTACACCAGAATCTCTACCTTTGTTCCCTGGATACACAAAATAATGAACGCACCCTAG
- the LOC100677788 gene encoding mast cell protease 8-like isoform X2 produces MMLLLLILLAFPLPSRTFIVIKWGTEARPHSRPYMAFIRFINDNHLWRRCGGFLVREDFVMTAAHCYGRNMSIILGAQNIKKKEETRQDILVLQAFPHPEYSNISRFNDLMLLKLKQKAHLNSAVKTITLPQSQDWVMPNQMCSVAGWGYLANGNCSDTLQEVDLQVQNKETCQRIYKYYNDSIHLCVGNPQRMKKTERGDSGGPLVCNNVAQGIVCLGYKIKVPTIYTRISSFLPWIQKIMNAS; encoded by the exons ATGATGCTGCTGCTCCTGATCCTGTTGgcctttcctctgccctccagGACCTTCATAG TGATCAAATGGGGCACTGAAGCCAGACCACACTCAAGACCCTACATGGCATTTATAAGGTTCATTAATGACAACCATTTATGGAGACGTTGTGGAGGGTTCCTGGTGCGAGAAGACTTTGTGATGACAGCAGCTCACTGTTATGGAAG AAATATGAGTATCATTCTGGGAGCtcaaaatatcaagaaaaaagaagagaccaggcaggacatCCTTGTGCTTCAAGCCTTTCCTCACCCGGAGTATAGCAACATTTCACGTTTCAATGACCTCATGTTATTGAAG TTGAAACAGAAGGCTCACCTGAACTCAGCTGTGAAGACCATTACCCTACCACAGAGTCAGGACTGGGTGATGCCAAACCAGATGTGCAGTGTAGCAGGCTGGGGATATTTAGCTAATGGTAACTGTTCGGACACACTCCAGGAAGTAGATCTGCAAGTACAGAACAAAGAGACATGTCAGAGAATCTACAAATATTATAATGACTCCATCCATCTATGTGTGGGTAATCCTCAGcgcatgaagaaaacagaaagg GGCGACTCTGGGGGACCCTTGGTGTGTAACAATGTGGCCCAGGGCATTGTCTGCCTTGGATATAAGATTAAAGTTCCTACGATCTACACAAGAATCTCCAGCTTTCTTCCCTGGatacaaaaaataatgaatgcaTCCTAG
- the LOC100677788 gene encoding mast cell protease 8-like isoform X1, whose protein sequence is MMLLLLILLAFPLPSRTFIAVIKWGTEARPHSRPYMAFIRFINDNHLWRRCGGFLVREDFVMTAAHCYGRNMSIILGAQNIKKKEETRQDILVLQAFPHPEYSNISRFNDLMLLKLKQKAHLNSAVKTITLPQSQDWVMPNQMCSVAGWGYLANGNCSDTLQEVDLQVQNKETCQRIYKYYNDSIHLCVGNPQRMKKTERGDSGGPLVCNNVAQGIVCLGYKIKVPTIYTRISSFLPWIQKIMNAS, encoded by the exons ATGATGCTGCTGCTCCTGATCCTGTTGgcctttcctctgccctccagGACCTTCATAG CAGTGATCAAATGGGGCACTGAAGCCAGACCACACTCAAGACCCTACATGGCATTTATAAGGTTCATTAATGACAACCATTTATGGAGACGTTGTGGAGGGTTCCTGGTGCGAGAAGACTTTGTGATGACAGCAGCTCACTGTTATGGAAG AAATATGAGTATCATTCTGGGAGCtcaaaatatcaagaaaaaagaagagaccaggcaggacatCCTTGTGCTTCAAGCCTTTCCTCACCCGGAGTATAGCAACATTTCACGTTTCAATGACCTCATGTTATTGAAG TTGAAACAGAAGGCTCACCTGAACTCAGCTGTGAAGACCATTACCCTACCACAGAGTCAGGACTGGGTGATGCCAAACCAGATGTGCAGTGTAGCAGGCTGGGGATATTTAGCTAATGGTAACTGTTCGGACACACTCCAGGAAGTAGATCTGCAAGTACAGAACAAAGAGACATGTCAGAGAATCTACAAATATTATAATGACTCCATCCATCTATGTGTGGGTAATCCTCAGcgcatgaagaaaacagaaagg GGCGACTCTGGGGGACCCTTGGTGTGTAACAATGTGGCCCAGGGCATTGTCTGCCTTGGATATAAGATTAAAGTTCCTACGATCTACACAAGAATCTCCAGCTTTCTTCCCTGGatacaaaaaataatgaatgcaTCCTAG